TCATAAACTATCAACCTCTTTTCGTTATAGAATAGTAATATTCATTTAAATTGTACCATTATATTCCAATTATCTAAATATAATTTTGGGAAATAATTCAATTTCCATAGAATAGCCATATATTCTTTAATACAGTCCAATCGACATAAAAGAAAAAACAGGCAAAAATAATTGACATATATGAATGGTTCCGTTGATCATTTTATCAGCAGCTACAGCACCAAATATAAAAAAGGCAAATTTCATTCCGGTGAAGCCTGGATTTCTTCATTTTTGCCGTTGTTTCTCGACACAAATTTGTAATATATTGTCTTTTATATAACGATTTTACTTTTATACATCTTTATTGTAAAATACTGTAAAAAGGAGGTGATAAATATGTCTAATCATAATGTCCGTAATGAACCTGCCCCTGCCTGGGAATCATCGGCGCAAAATAATTTGAGCAAGCCTGCCGGTATTCCTCTCATTAAGTCGGTAGGTTGTGCAGCATGCTGGGGCGCCAAGAACATTTCTCTGACCCGGGCTTGCTTACCGCCAACCCCAATCAACTTAGCGCTCTAATACAATTACTTAGGAGAAACGGAAAAGAGATTCTTCCGTTTCTCAACTTCATTTTAGTTGAGGAGGTCCCGGTATGGAGACTGAAACTGAGCAACAAGCCGGTCCGGAGTTTTTCATACATTTGCAGCCTCAAGGTGCTTTACTGGTTGAAAAAAGAAGCATGTATTACTTCCGGCTAAGCGGGGAGGCCGTTGAGATTGCCCTTCTGCTTG
This Paenibacillus larvae subsp. larvae DNA region includes the following protein-coding sequences:
- the skfA gene encoding sporulation killing factor, producing MSNHNVRNEPAPAWESSAQNNLSKPAGIPLIKSVGCAACWGAKNISLTRACLPPTPINLAL